A single region of the Eleginops maclovinus isolate JMC-PN-2008 ecotype Puerto Natales chromosome 16, JC_Emac_rtc_rv5, whole genome shotgun sequence genome encodes:
- the nfil3-6 gene encoding nuclear factor, interleukin 3 regulated, member 6 has product MFEEESQQMRGQQEVAVLQPLESPGSPDGSNAGGPMSFTDEAVSILTSSSMLARSLLGRSSAVKRKESPSSSIRRKREFIPVDKKDDGYWDKRRKNNEAAKRSREKRRVNDMVLESRVLALLEENARLRAELLALKFRFGLVKDPSNANILPLCAAPHHAAQTSNPQYYLHRGDGSSSSHPNNHLRASREAGNMSEDSGFSTPEGSSVGSPIFFEDRLSEHEKLSPHGGEELGYDLHHSPAEVHHIAAPVVGRMEYAESMKNLPHKLRFKTPGCGDAYDIAGDHRRSPVPPTQALKGLSDTATGHWTQQLEGEDGRKGSQFNPTSTSYSLQPPHTQPEVQYKHENTHLKTQLNSLSMEVAQLKKLFAEQLMAKVN; this is encoded by the coding sequence ATGTTTGAGGAGGAGTCGCAGCAGATGAGGGGGCAGCAGGAAGTGGCCGTGCTTCAGCCTCTTGAATCCCCTGGAAGTCCAGATGGAAGCAATGCTGGAGGTCCCATGTCCTTCACCGATGAGGCCGTGTCCATCCTGACCTCCAGCAGCATGTTGGCCCGGTCCCTCCTGGGTCGATCCTCGGCCGTCAAGCGCAAAGAGAGCCCGTCGTCCAGCATCCGACGCAAGCGTGAGTTCATCCCCGTCGACAAGAAGGACGATGGCTACTGggacaagaggaggaagaacaacGAGGCGGCGAAGCGGTCGAGGGAGAAGCGTCGCGTCAACGACATGGTTCTGGAGAGCCGTGTTCTGGCTCTGCTGGAGGAAAACGCTCGACTCAGAGCCGAACTGTTGGCACTGAAGTTCCGCTTCGGCTTGGTCAAAGACCCGTCCAACGCCAATATCCTGCCCCTCTGCGCAGCTCCTCACCACGCCGCTCAGACCTCAAATCCTCAGTACTACCTCCACCGAGGAGATGGttcctcatcctctcatccCAACAACCACCTGCGGGCCTCCAGGGAAGCCGGAAACATGTCCGAGGACTCCGGGTTCTCCACGCCAGAAGGGTCCAGCGTAGGCAGTCCGATCTTCTTCGAGGACCGGCTGAGCGAACACGAGAAGTTATCCCCGCACGGCGGCGAGGAGCTGGGCTACGACCTCCACCACTCCCCCGCTGAAGTCCACCACATCGCAGCGCCCGTCGTGGGGAGAATGGAGTACGCCGAGTCGATGAAGAACCTTCCTCACAAGCTGCGGTTCAAGACGCCCGGTTGCGGGGATGCGTACGACATAGCGGGTGACCACAGACGAAGCCCCGTGCCACCAACTCAAGCTCTCAAAGGACTTAGTGACACGGCAACAGGCCACTGGACCCAGCAGCTGGAGGGGGAGGACGGCAGGAAGGGGAGTCAATTCAACCCCACCTCCACCAGCTACAGCCTCCAGCCACCTCACACGCAACCTGAGGTGCAGTACAAACACGAGAACACTCACCTGAAGACGCAGCTCAACTCTCTGAGCATGGAGGTGGCGCAGCTGAAGAAGCTTTTCGCAGAGCAGCTCATGGCCAAAGTCAACTGA